From Halococcus salsus:
ATAAGAGGCTCAAGTTATCACCCAGAGAGCTCGGATGAGCCTACACATCTTAGATAAAGCAGATATCAAGTGAATGCTGCTGATAGTATACCAAACCATCTCGCTACTATGCTTGAATTTCGCCGATCTCTCCAATACTAATATGACGCACTTACCACTTAGACAAAAGACCGATACAGCTCCGAAGTAAGGTTAGTACATGGTACCTAGTCAACCGATTGCAGAGATATCCAAGTCGAATCTCCTCGACAAAATTCTTGAGGATGAGTCACATGACTTTCTTTGCATTGGGTTCAATGAAGCTCTCGTTGAGGCGCTCATCACCGTACTCGAGGAAAGAGATGACCCACCGACTGTCCATCTCCTTGCGACCACATCAGTATTGAGATGGGTTCGAGACGATTTCGACCTGGCGAGCGGGGCTGCAGACCTCGTCGAGAGTGGGACTCTCTCGATTCAGACGGAGGAAGGCGCACTCGAGAACCAATTGGTCATCTCTGGAGGATCAGTTGTCTCGCTCGTTACCGCTAGTGAGCACTCGGTAGGACTCCCGACTGAGCATGAGGAATTCGTCGGTGCAGTGAATGAGAAATGGACTGACCGTTGGAACCAGGCCGAAGAGTTCTCCCTCCGAACCCCAGGACGCTCACGGATTGAAGAGTCGCTCAATGAGGAATTCGGCTTGGAGGTCGAAACGGATTTCCGAGCGATGCTTGACGCTGTCGAGAACACTCATAGCGATGAGAACCTTGACGTGGTGGATATCTGCCTTCTTGTCGCTGCCAAGCACGAACTCCTCCTCTACGATATCTCGAACTGGGGCGAGGAGGTCGGCGTTGCGAGCAAGGCAACCTTCTCGCGAGGGAAGACCACTCTCGAAGAAAATGGTCTTATCGAGACCGAGAAGGTCCCGATCGACGTTGGTCGGCCGCGTCTCCGACTCCTCCTCAGTAAGGATGAACTGCAGGACGCTGATATGGACGCTCTCCCAGATGTCGCTCAGCGATTGCTCTCAAAAGCGGCATAGTTCTCTCAGTTGGTTTGACAGAGCCTACTGGCCCTTTCCTAAGTTGCAATGAAAATTCGGGCTGGCTCGAAATGGACTCTTACCTAACGTTCGAACCGAAATCGGGTTCGATTGTTTGGTAAGACATTAAGCGCCAACCGAATCCCGGAGAGTTGTTAGTGATGAGTAGATCTCGCGAGAAGAATCGGCAACGTGTGGTGAGCGGCACGCTGGGGCTTGCGTTGTTGCTTCCGACTCCGTTACTGTAGTACTTACAGCTCCCTCAAACATGTGGGCGCATGGTTGCACAGGCCCGCGGAATCTTCATGAAATGGCAGAACGAAGATAGATGGCATGGCAACAATCACCTGCGATAACTGTGGAGAGGAAACAGAATACGACGATTCGGATTCAGCCGACCAAGTCCCTTGTACGCACTGCAATAACATGATCCAAATCAAGACTAATCCCTGAGTCTCCGGGTCTATCGGAGCCGCTCTGGGAGTCGTGGATCAACCAATTTTGAACCGTGTGCACACTCTACTCAGTGTAGGTAGTAAACAGAGTAGAAGACGTGGGAATCGTAGAGTGGCTAAGCCAAGTTGAAGTAATTGGGATGGTTGGAAAGGAGTACCTTTTCGACAGTAGAATAATCGACATAAGCATCTCTATGAGTATTGAGATGCTGGTCTCTATCTCGACCACGCTACCTGGCTCGTCCAGGCGCTTCGCAGCGATATCGAGGACCGCCAGACCCTCTTCGAGGAGGACCTCTGGAGCGACGAGTGGGTCCAGGCGTAACTTCGTGGTAACGCCACCGACACAATCGAGACGATTGCACAGACCGACCACCACCTCGATCTCATGGCTCGGCTGTTCGACGCGCTCGCCATCGTCGACGATATCCTCGAGGCGAGAAACACTGTTCTCGATCTTCTAGTGACCACCGGACGAGCGAGAACGAGAGCGACCTCGTGGATGCTCTCAAACGAGTTCGAAACCTTGGCCCCACAACGCGCGCGTTCCCCTTATCATATCATGGGATACGCCACGAGAGCCAGCAATGCGAGTTCAAGAATGACGGCAGCGACTCCGAGCACGAGCCAAACATCCCCAGTGGAATACTCCACAGGATCGTTCTGATAATAGGTCACGGCCCCGCTGAAAACGCTGATCCCACCGACAGCGAACATCACCCACCAGCTACTTTCGCCAGCTATCAGAAAGAGCACGCCGATCAGGGCGACGACAAGCCCACCCAAGACCATCATTCCCGACTGGAGGTAGAGCCGGGGCAGCGGTAGTCGGTCAACGAAGTTAGCCATGGCTCACGTTTGTCGGTCATCCCACAAGAATCCGACCCGTAGAACTCGCTCGTTCTCAGACCGACAGTATCGCAATGTATCCGAACACCACGAGCTCAACCACGGTCGCACCAACTCCGACAGCGATCAGCCCACCATGTACCGAATACTCGTCAGGGTCGTCGTCATACTGAATCGCGGCCCCGCAAAAGACGTTGGTCACCCCGATAGCGAGGAGTGCCCACCACCAGCCCTCCCCGTCCATCCAGAACAGCACGCCAATCAGGGCAGACATGCAGATACACCGCTCCTATCAGCACTACATACACCCCAGTCGCCCCACCTGCAATGTATCACCCCCCCCTTCACTAGTGACGTCATCTCCGCCCGCTCTCGCTCCCGCTCAGCCTGCTGACGCACTATAGGGATCAGCACTGAATCTCAGAGTATCTCACATCACAGATCACCGACTGGTTGAAATCGGCGTAAGAGGTACAGAGGGCGTATCTTGCATATCGCCCGCGTAGAATGACGAGATCTTATGAGTCGTTACGCTGTTCTGAGATATGATCCCAAATTTCCACGCATCCCGCCCCATCCGCAATATCCTCAAGATGCGCTGATGGTACATCCTTCTCATCGTACTCATCCAACTCGCCGCTCTCTTTCATCTCATTTTGCTTAGTACTGTCCATAATTACTCGTTTCGTGAGTAACTCCTAAATGCGCTAATACTATTACTCTTTTGTCCCTCAACCGACAGAACAGGGGGAATTAATTATATCTCTGGATTAACGAGCGATGGCACTTACATGAAAAGAGAGACTTATCCCTACTCTACGAATACGTGGTTTATGGTGACGTTGATTCTCTTGTCCTGTAAGGTAACAAGTAGCATTTTCTGGATTCAAGAACACCGTGAACTCTTATTCTTTATGGATAGGTTCCAATGAAGGCACCAACGATTGCTATCACTGGTGCAGCAGGCTATATTGGAAGTTGTATCGTTAAACAGATCCAACGAAACCATCCAAGTTGGAACATCACAGCAATCGACAACTTCTATCTCGGTGATGTTCGCCAAATTGGTGATGTTAACGTTCTACACGTTGATATCCGAGACCGAGAACGCCTATACACTGCGCTTGAGGGGGCTGACGTTGTCATGCATCTCGCCGCAATTAGTGGTGTTGAGGACTGTGCTAATAACCGCGATCTTGCCTATGAGGTAAATGTACTAGGTACTGGGAATGTTGCGTGGTTCTGTCGCGATAGCGGCATCAACCTCATTTTCCCATACAGTATGGGGGTTATTGGCGATCCGCAGCGGTTCCCTATTACAGTTGACCATCCACGGGAACCGTTAAATTGGTACGGTAGGACCAAATTGCTTGGAGAGCAGGTAATTGAAACAATGGCACAAAACGCCTATCCTGCTCATCTATTCATGAAGTCCAATCTATATGGCCGACATTTGATCGACGGCGAATACGTCTCAAAGGGAACAGTAACGAACTTTTTCCTTGAGCGGGCGCTCAATGGTGAGACACTCACTGTCTACGAACCGGGCACGCAGGCTCGAAATTATATCCACGTCAAGGACGTGTCAAATGCCTATATTAGAAGTGCCGAGCAGCTGCTTGAGCAGCGAAGAAACGGTAATGTGGATGTTGAACGATACGAAATTGCGAGTGATGAAGATCCGAGTGTAATGGAGGTTGCTGAAATGGTCGCGCGAGTTGCGAAGGAAGAGCGTGGGATTGAAGTGAATATTGAATTGATCGCGAATCCACGAGCGGGCGAAACTATGGTTGAATCGTTTGAGGTGGATACGACGAAATCATTCAACGATCTTAACTGGAGTGCCGAGCACACACTGGAGCAGACAATACGAGAGCGGCTACAAACTACACAAGGTTGAGGGCAAAATGTACTTGTGCGAACACTGTGGACTGATGCATCGGGATGCTGGCGACACTCAAGAGCAACCAACGTGCCCCGATTGCGGAAGGGTGGGGCACGTTGTTCTATTCAGGGATCAGACTTTCACTCAGGATTGTCTGACTTCAGATAATTCCGAGTAGAGATCCCAGAGCGTATAGCTGAGAGGCTCAACAACCTCCTCTGTCCACCCTGACTATACCCAACGATCATCGCTCCGTAAATAGAAATAAAACTCAGACCAAATAATGTAGAGCCTCCAAATAATTGTACGGTGAAGAAAACGACTAATAGTGAGAGCATAACTCCAGATGGGGTTGTTTCATCCTGCGTTGCAATCGTGGCTTGATAGAGTGCATTTCCGCATAGTGCCAGGTACGAGGTCCCACCAATGATACCTGAAACCAGGGATCTTGGAGAGCATGAACGAGTTCATGGGCTAGTACCGCCTCTGTTACCTGTGACGATGGATCGGTAACCATATTGATCGAGTTCGTTCGAGACGCAGCCAGAGCAAGGCTGAGACGAGAGCATGGGGATTCCGTCTTTCGACGGTTGGTTCAGCTTCGTGAGCGACTGGTTTGTCTTGGTGAGGTATTTCTCGAAGCTGGTCGTGCGCTTCGTTATCGCATTCGTTCGCATTGAGTACCACTAATATAACCCGAAAGGTGGATATGACTTCAACGACTATTGCTACTCTATGACAATCAACTCGAACCAAGTAGAGGCGTCGGTTGGTGAAACCCTTCGGACGGTCTTTGCCGAGGAGAGTGGCCCGGTGACTGCAGTGGGTTTCGACGAGGATTCGACGCGCGAACTCGTCGAGATGCTCGCCGAGAGCGAGGAGCCGCCGAAAGTGCGCCTGCTCGTCCGGGAAGAGGTGCTGAAATGGCTGCGCGATGACTTCATGCTGGCGAGTGCGGCAGCGGAGTTGCTCGAAGCGGACACTCTAGAAATACGAGCAGCCACTGACCGGTTAGACGGCGCGGTGGTGGCGCCTGAGGAGACGGTCGTTTCGCTGCTCACGCCGGACGCCGAGCACAGCGCCGCGCTCGTTACCGACGACGAGGAGTTCGTCGAGGCGGCACGCGAGCGCTGGAACAGCCGCTGGAAAGAGGGCGAAGCGTTCGATTTGCGGACGCCGGCGTACTCGCGAGTGCTGGAATCGCTCGGTGAAGAGTTCGGCTCGGAGATGGAGTCGGACTTTCAGACAATTTTGGAATCGGTCGAGAGCACGAATGAAAACGGTAAATTGGACGAGGTGGGGCTGAGTCTCTTGGTGGCAGCGAAACATGAGCAGATGCTATACGATATTTCGAGGTGGGGTGAGGATGTCGGTGTCGCGAGCAGGACGACGTTCTCACGCACGAAGACTCAACTCGAAGAGAAGGGATTGATCGACACGGAGAAAGTGCCGATCGACGTTGGGCGGCCACGATTGCGCTTAGTGGTGGGCGACAAGCGTCTCCGGGAAGCAGATCCTGACGAACTCGCGAGCGTCGCTCGCGAGATGCTTTCGGCGGCTCCGGTCTAATTACAGCTGTTTCCGATATGCCTTAGTCATTCGATAGAGGGTCCAGATTGTGACACCTCCGTAGCCAACCAACACGAGTAGTGTCCCAAGGAGGATGGTCCGTTCCGAAGGTTGAAACACTATCCATGCGATCCCAATAAGGATCGTGACCCCAAACAGAAGGAGCATCGTTCGAAAGCCGATCCAAAGGATGTTCCAGCGCTTTTCCCACTCTAGCTCGGAGCTGGTCTGCTGAGTTTGCTTGTTTCGTCGAGGATGATCTAGCAATCTGAGTCTGATTAACGTGCGATGTAACCAGAGGCCGAACCGCTTTCTTAAGCTCCTTGTCTTTTCCTCATCATCTGGCATTGGAACGTCGTACTTACCCACTTGTTAAAGGACATTTGGACAGCACTCATCTCGTGTGTTATCTTTATTTCGTGTCCATCCTATCGGGACGAGACATTCACCCACAGATGCGTCTCTCGGTAGGCATTTTCGACGGTCGGATTACCGGGCGGCGAGCCGCGATAGAGCAGGTAGGTGAGCCGAAGGCGCTCGCCGGTCAGCGTGGGCGTCACGTCGTGGGTCCAGTTAGCCGACTCGTTCGCGGGAATCGTCCGATTGAACCGGTCGAGCGTCCGACTCTCGCGGACGGTTGTCGAATTGTTCTGTATCGAGACGCGCTGAAGTTCGGCAATAACCGAATAGTCGACCTGCTCGTGTTCGTTGTTGCCGAT
This genomic window contains:
- the tbsP gene encoding transcriptional regulator TbsP, which gives rise to MVPSQPIAEISKSNLLDKILEDESHDFLCIGFNEALVEALITVLEERDDPPTVHLLATTSVLRWVRDDFDLASGAADLVESGTLSIQTEEGALENQLVISGGSVVSLVTASEHSVGLPTEHEEFVGAVNEKWTDRWNQAEEFSLRTPGRSRIEESLNEEFGLEVETDFRAMLDAVENTHSDENLDVVDICLLVAAKHELLLYDISNWGEEVGVASKATFSRGKTTLEENGLIETEKVPIDVGRPRLRLLLSKDELQDADMDALPDVAQRLLSKAA
- a CDS encoding NAD-dependent epimerase/dehydratase family protein; this encodes MKAPTIAITGAAGYIGSCIVKQIQRNHPSWNITAIDNFYLGDVRQIGDVNVLHVDIRDRERLYTALEGADVVMHLAAISGVEDCANNRDLAYEVNVLGTGNVAWFCRDSGINLIFPYSMGVIGDPQRFPITVDHPREPLNWYGRTKLLGEQVIETMAQNAYPAHLFMKSNLYGRHLIDGEYVSKGTVTNFFLERALNGETLTVYEPGTQARNYIHVKDVSNAYIRSAEQLLEQRRNGNVDVERYEIASDEDPSVMEVAEMVARVAKEERGIEVNIELIANPRAGETMVESFEVDTTKSFNDLNWSAEHTLEQTIRERLQTTQG
- the tbsP gene encoding transcriptional regulator TbsP, encoding MTINSNQVEASVGETLRTVFAEESGPVTAVGFDEDSTRELVEMLAESEEPPKVRLLVREEVLKWLRDDFMLASAAAELLEADTLEIRAATDRLDGAVVAPEETVVSLLTPDAEHSAALVTDDEEFVEAARERWNSRWKEGEAFDLRTPAYSRVLESLGEEFGSEMESDFQTILESVESTNENGKLDEVGLSLLVAAKHEQMLYDISRWGEDVGVASRTTFSRTKTQLEEKGLIDTEKVPIDVGRPRLRLVVGDKRLREADPDELASVAREMLSAAPV